The stretch of DNA ACCAAGCAATACGCAAAGATTTTAGTTTTTTGGATTTGTGCAAAAACCCAGTGAAAGCAGCAGAGGTTTCTATCCAGCCTTATGAGATTCTGGGGGTGGATGCGATCATTATGTTCTCTGATATTTTGGTGCCGCTTGAACCGATGGGATCAGCTGTAAGTTTTGCAACAGGTTCTCCCAAATTTGCTGAGCCCATTAGAAC from Cyanobacteriota bacterium encodes:
- a CDS encoding uroporphyrinogen decarboxylase, which encodes MTTQTTIKNDRILKALRCEATDRAPVWMMRQAGRYLPEYQAIRKDFSFLDLCKNPVKAAEVSIQPYEILGVDAIIMFSDILVPLEPMGSAVSFATGSPKFAEPIRT